CGCTGATCTCGCTCGCCCTGGTGGCCGTCGCGGTCTACCTCTATCTGCCGTCCTCGTACGCGGAGCTGGACGGGGTGACCGAGGCGGCCATCAGCGGACACGAGGGCGACCCCCGGGTCCTCGCGCTCGTCGCCGTCGCCATCGGCATCGTGCTCGCCGCGCTGATCCAGCAGCTCACCGGCTACTTCACCGAGACCAACCGGCGCCCCGTCCGGGACATCGGCAAGTCCTCGCTGACGGGGCCCGCGACCGTGGTCCTCGCGGGTGTCTCGGTGGGCCTGGAGTCCGCCGTGTACACCGCGCTGCTGATCGGCCTCGGGGTCTACGGGGCCTTCCTGCTCGGCGGCACCTCGATCATGCTCGCCCTCTTCGCGGTGGCCCTGGCCGGCACCGGATTGCTGACCACCGTCGGCGTGATTGTCGCCATGGACACCTTCGGCCCGGTCTCCGACAACGCGCAGGGCATCGCCGAGATGTCCGGCGACGTCCGGGGCGCGGGCGCGCGGGTCCTCACCGACCTGGACGCCGTCGGCAACACCACCAAGGCCATCACCAAGGGAATCGCCATCGCCACGGCCGTCCTGGCGGCCGCCGCGCTCTTCGGCTCCTACCGCGACGCGATCGCGACCGCGGCCCGGGACGTCGGGGAGAAGGTCGGTGACAGCGGCCCCATGAACCTGGTCATGGACATCTCCCAGCCCAACAACCTCGTCGGGCTGATGCTCGGCGCCGCGGTCGTCTTCCTCTTCGCGGGGCTGGCGATCAACGCGGTCTCCCGGTCCGCGGGCGCGGTGGTCTACGAGGTGCGGCGGCAGTTCCGCGAGCACCCCGGGATCATGGACTACACCGAGAAACCGGAGTACGGCCGGGTCGTCGACATCTGTACGAAGGACGCCCTGCGGGAGCTGGCGACCCCCGGACTGCTCGCGGTGCTCACCCCGATCGCGGTCGGCTTCTCGCTCGGTGTCGGCGCGCTCGGCGCGTTCCTGGCGGGTGCGATCGGCACCGGCACCCTGATGGCCGTCTTCCTGGCCAACTCCGGCGGTTCCTGGGACAACGCCAAGAAGCTCGTCGAGGACGGCCACCACGGCGGCAAGGGCAGCGAGGCGCACGCGGCGACCGTCATCGGCGACACCGTCGGCGACCCCTTCAAGGACACGGCGGGCCCGGCCATCAACCCGCTGCTGAAGGTGATGAACCTGGTGGCGCTGCTGATCGCGCCCGCTGTGGTCCAGTTCAGCTATGGGGACGACGCCAGCGCCGGGATCAGGGCGCTGGTGGCGGTACTCGCGGTCCTGATCATCGTCGGCGCGGTGTACGTGTCCAAGCGCCGCGGCATCACGGTGGGCGGGGACGAGTCCCCGGCCGCCGAGCACGGCGCGTCGTCCCCGGCCGATCCGGCCGTGGTGTCGTAGGCCGTGGTGTCGTAACCGGAGCCCCGGGTCCTGGGGCCGGTGCCACACGGCGGGCGGGCCGCACCTCATCGGTGCGGCCCGCCCGTCCGCTGTGCGGCGGTCGCGTCGGCCGCTGCCGCTCCGGGCCCGTCCGCCACCGTGGTGAGGCTTCTCTCGTGTGGTGCAAATGGTTGCAATACTGTACGAACCTCATGAAGCGCTGGGGGCCGCCACCCGTCCGGCGTGTATGTTCCGGGCCGAGGAGCCTTGGAAGGGACCCATCCGGTGAAGGTGAACAAGAAGCTGGCGGCCGTGCTCTCCGGCGGCGCGGTACTGGTGCTCGCGCTCTCGGGCTGTAGTGAGGAAGAGGACAAATTCACGGTCGACGACTGGGCCAAGAAGTACTGTGACGCCGTCGAGCCGCAGCTCAAGAAGCAGGCGGCGGCCGAGCAACTGATCCGCTCGACCGCGTCGGACGGCAAGCCCGGCGACATCCAGACCGCGGACTCCCGGGCCTTCCAGGAACTCGCCGACGTCTACAAGGGGTACGCGAGCGCCTTCCGCGCCGCGGGCACCCCGCCGGTCGAGAACGGCGCGGAGCTGGTGAAGGCCGCCGCGTCCGAACTGGACGCCAACGCCACGTCGTATCTCAAGCTCAAGCAGCAGGTCGACCAGCTCGACCCCGAGGACCAGCAGACATTCGCGGACGGGCTGGTTCCGGTCGCGGACGGGCTGGCGAAGATCGAGCAGAACCAGAACGCCCGGGACCGGCTGCGCGCGGGCGAGACCGGCACGGCGATGACCAAGCAGCCCGGCTGCAAGCCGGTGGCGTCCGGCTCGACCGGAGGCACCACCTCCTGACCCGCCTCCCGACCCCGGGCCCGCACGGCTGACCGGCGGGCCCGGGTCCCGTACCCGGGTGACCGGCACAGACGGCGGGTGCGTCGGCGGGTGTCAGTGGGGGCGGCCACAATGGCGGTGTGAGTACGACCCGTGTCGCCGTTACCGGCCTCCCCTCGCCCGCCGCCGCGCCCCGGCTCAGGGACGCACTGCTGACCGGCGCGTTCACCGCCGACGGCCTGCTCGACCTGCTCGGCGCCCCCGCCTACGCGGCGCTCGCCCGCAGCGAGACCGTCCCCGCCCTGCGGGCCACCCGGAGCACCGGCGTCCTGGAGACGCTGATACGGCTCTTCCTGCTCCAGTGCCCCGTGCCGGCCGAGCGGGCCCGGGCCGCCCTCCCGCTGGAGCAGTGCCTCGCCGACGGCTGGCTGCTCCGCGACGGCGACGCGGTGCGCGCCACGGTGGACGTGCGCCCGTACGGCGGACCCGAGGGCCAGGACTGGTACATCGTCTCCGACCTCGGCTGCGCGGTCGGCGGAGCGGGCGGCTCCGCCGGGCAGGACGAGCAGGTCGTCCTGGGCGTCGGCGGCGCGTCCACCACCCTCGCCGGAATCACCGTGCGCACCCCCGTGGGTTCCGCGCTCGACCTGGGCACCGGCTCCGGCATCCAGGCGCTGCACGCCGCCCAGCACGCCACCCGGGTCACGGCCACCGATCTCAATCCGCGTGCCCTGCACTTCACCCGGCTCACCCTCGCCCTCTCCGCCGCGCCGGAGGCCGAGCTGAAGGAGGGCTCGCTCTTCGAGCCGGTCGGCCAGGACACCTTCGACCTCATCGTGTCCAACCCGCCGTTCGTCATCTCGCCGGGCGCCCGGCTCACCTACCGCGACGGCGGCATGGGCGGCGACGACCTCTGCCGTTCGCTCGTCCAGCAGGCCGGAGACCGGCTGAACGACGGTGGGTACGCACAGTTTCTCGCCAATTGGCAGCATGTCGACGGGGAGCCCTGGCAGGAGCGGCTGCGCTCCTGGGTGCCGCGCGGCTGCGACGCCTGGATCGTGCAGCGCGAGGTCCAGGACATCGCGCAGTACGCCGAGCTGTGGCTGCGGGACAGCGGTGACCACCGGGGCGACCCCGAGCGCTACCGCCGCCGGTACGAGGAGTGGCTGGACGAGTTCGAGGCGCGCGGGACCAGGGCCGTCGGCTTCGGCTGGATCACCCTGCGCAAGTCGGGGTCGGAGCGGCCCTCCGTGGTGGCCGAGGAGTGGCCGCACCCGGTCGAGCAGCCGCTCGGCGCCACCGTGCGGGCCCACTTCGACCGGCAGGACTATCTGCGGACGCACGACGACGCCGCGCTGCTCGCCGACCACTTCGCCCTCGTTCCCGAGGTCACCCAGGAGCAGATGGGGCTCCCCGGCGAGGAGCACCCCGAGCATGTGGTGCTGCGGCAGAACCGGGGGATGCGCCGGGCCACCAAGGTGGACACGGTGGGCGCGGGGTTCGCCGGGGCGTGCGACGGCACGCTGAGCGCGGGCCGCATCCTGGACGCCATCGCCCAGCTCATCGGCGAGGACCCGGTGCTGCTGCGGGACCGCACTCCGCAGGCGCTCCGGCTGCTGGTGGAGGAGGGGTTCCTGGAGCCCGTGAGCCGCTGAACCCCTGAACGCCGGTGGAGCCGGTGGGCCCCCGCGCCCGCGAGCCGACGGGGCCCGGCGGTCCGCCCGGAGCCCCGAGGAACCGGAGCCCCAGGGCTCCGGGAGTCCCCCGGACCCCGGGGACCGGCGGAGCGGGGCATATCGCGTCGGCCAGGGAGCGGAATCGGCCAAGGACCGGCCCCCGCCCGGGTGAACCCACGCGGCGTTCACCCCGAATTCGCGCCTCCGACGACCGGAAGTGCCAGCCTCGGCCCCGTTGGCATCCGGGGATGTTTTCCGGATCATCCGGGCATCGCTCCGGACATCGGGACAGAATCGGGGTACGGGTATGGAAAGCGTGCCGGCGATCTTCGCCGGAACGGCGTTCGCGCTGTTCGGGGCAGGGCTGCTGGGATGGACGGGGGTCCGGGTCGGACAGCGGGCACCGGTCGCCCACGGGGTGGACCAGAGACGGGCCGCCGTCGCCACCGCCGTCTGCGGCGTGGCCTGTCTCCTTCTCGGAGTGTGGTGCTTCGGCCGGGTCTGAGACAGGCACCGGACAGCGTCGGGCCGGTCCGGGCGGCAGGAATGCCCGGACTCGGGTTACCGTTCGAGTGGCCGTTGCGGGCTTTCGCCGTTTGACACGGGGGCGGGTTGTACCGTCACACTCCGCAGCGGCAGCAGCACCACGCTGCACCCTTGCAGCAGCACGACAGCGCCACAGCGGTCGGCCCCGGGCCGTGCCGCGGTGACCGCGCCCACCGAGTGCCGACCGGAGAGAAGAGCGAAGTTGTCCCCGACCAGCGAGACCGCACAGGGCGGCCGACGCCTCGTGATCGTCGAGTCGCCCGCCAAGGCGAAGACGATCAAGGGCTACCTCGGCCCCGGCTATGTCGTCGAGGCGAGCGTCGGGCACATCCGCGACCTCCCGAACGGCGCGGCCGAGGTGCCGGAGAAGTACACCGGCGAGGTGCGCCGTCTCGGTGTGGATGTCGAGCATGACTTCCAGCCGGTCTACGTGGTCAACGCGGACAAGAAGGCCCAGGTCAGGAAGCTCAAGGAGCAGCTCGCCGAGTCGGACGAGCTCTATCTCGCCACCGATGAGGACCGCGAGGGCGAGGCCATCGCCTGGCATCTGCTGGAGGTCCTCAAGCCCAAGGTCCCCGTCCACCGGATGGTCTTCCACGAGATCACCAAGGACGCGATCCGGGACGCCGTCGCCAATCCGCGCCAGCTCAACCAGCGGATGGTCGACGCCCAGGAGACCCGCCGCATCCTGGACCGGCTCTACGGCTACGAGGTCTCGCCGGTCCTGTGGAAGAAGGTCATGCCCCGGCTCTCGGCCGGCCGGGTCCAGTCCGTCGCCACCCGTCTCGT
The nucleotide sequence above comes from Streptomyces clavuligerus. Encoded proteins:
- a CDS encoding DUF7059 domain-containing protein, translating into MSTTRVAVTGLPSPAAAPRLRDALLTGAFTADGLLDLLGAPAYAALARSETVPALRATRSTGVLETLIRLFLLQCPVPAERARAALPLEQCLADGWLLRDGDAVRATVDVRPYGGPEGQDWYIVSDLGCAVGGAGGSAGQDEQVVLGVGGASTTLAGITVRTPVGSALDLGTGSGIQALHAAQHATRVTATDLNPRALHFTRLTLALSAAPEAELKEGSLFEPVGQDTFDLIVSNPPFVISPGARLTYRDGGMGGDDLCRSLVQQAGDRLNDGGYAQFLANWQHVDGEPWQERLRSWVPRGCDAWIVQREVQDIAQYAELWLRDSGDHRGDPERYRRRYEEWLDEFEARGTRAVGFGWITLRKSGSERPSVVAEEWPHPVEQPLGATVRAHFDRQDYLRTHDDAALLADHFALVPEVTQEQMGLPGEEHPEHVVLRQNRGMRRATKVDTVGAGFAGACDGTLSAGRILDAIAQLIGEDPVLLRDRTPQALRLLVEEGFLEPVSR
- a CDS encoding sodium-translocating pyrophosphatase, whose amino-acid sequence is MAGLFTSEPTDLSPSLAAAVLTDDNRLIVVVIAAVAVAALVLAQVLVRQVLAADEGTESMKKIAAAVQEGANAYLARQLRTLGVFAVVVFFLLMLLPADDWSQRAGRSVFFLVGALFSAATGYIGMRLAVRANVRVAAAAREATPAEGEPEKDLTAVAHKAMKIAFRTGGVVGMFTVGLGLLGASCVVLVYAADAPKVLEGFGLGAALIAMFMRVGGGIFTKAADVGADLVGKVEQGIPEDDPRNAATIADNVGDNVGDCAGMAADLFESYAVTLVAALILGKAAFGDAGLAFPLIVPAIGVVTAMIGIFAVAPRRADRSGMTAINRGFFISALISLALVAVAVYLYLPSSYAELDGVTEAAISGHEGDPRVLALVAVAIGIVLAALIQQLTGYFTETNRRPVRDIGKSSLTGPATVVLAGVSVGLESAVYTALLIGLGVYGAFLLGGTSIMLALFAVALAGTGLLTTVGVIVAMDTFGPVSDNAQGIAEMSGDVRGAGARVLTDLDAVGNTTKAITKGIAIATAVLAAAALFGSYRDAIATAARDVGEKVGDSGPMNLVMDISQPNNLVGLMLGAAVVFLFAGLAINAVSRSAGAVVYEVRRQFREHPGIMDYTEKPEYGRVVDICTKDALRELATPGLLAVLTPIAVGFSLGVGALGAFLAGAIGTGTLMAVFLANSGGSWDNAKKLVEDGHHGGKGSEAHAATVIGDTVGDPFKDTAGPAINPLLKVMNLVALLIAPAVVQFSYGDDASAGIRALVAVLAVLIIVGAVYVSKRRGITVGGDESPAAEHGASSPADPAVVS